In Phyllobacterium zundukense, one DNA window encodes the following:
- a CDS encoding Crp/Fnr family transcriptional regulator, which yields MKTTAAARQFPCEKCPLQDFSHFQRHEKDEVSFLSSFKMGELVADTGTTVLVEGANSAHLFTVLSGWGFRYKTLDDGRRQILNYVLPGDLIGLQGSVMKKMQHSIEALSPMILCMFQRDNLANLFRNFPALGYDITWLASREEQMLDEILLSVGRRTALERAAYLFAFIFQRAQSVGMVKSGKLTVPVTQQHVADTLGLSIVHTNKTLKKLASRGALRWLDRGCEVLDEQILMDISGWQGLPATPRPYI from the coding sequence ATGAAAACGACAGCAGCGGCACGGCAGTTTCCCTGCGAAAAATGTCCATTGCAGGATTTTTCGCACTTCCAGCGGCACGAGAAAGACGAAGTGTCTTTCCTTTCCAGCTTCAAGATGGGGGAACTTGTTGCGGATACCGGTACCACTGTTCTCGTGGAAGGCGCCAACAGCGCGCACCTGTTTACAGTGCTCTCTGGCTGGGGCTTTCGTTACAAGACACTGGATGACGGCCGTCGGCAAATTCTCAACTATGTCTTGCCCGGGGACCTCATCGGGTTGCAAGGGTCTGTGATGAAAAAAATGCAGCATTCTATCGAGGCGTTGTCGCCGATGATCCTTTGCATGTTCCAGCGCGACAACCTGGCAAATCTGTTTCGCAATTTCCCCGCCCTTGGCTATGACATTACCTGGCTTGCCTCCCGCGAGGAGCAGATGCTTGACGAAATTCTGTTGAGCGTGGGCAGACGCACTGCGCTGGAACGGGCAGCTTATCTCTTTGCCTTTATTTTTCAACGCGCCCAATCAGTGGGAATGGTCAAAAGCGGCAAGTTGACGGTACCGGTAACGCAACAGCATGTGGCGGATACGCTTGGCCTGTCGATCGTTCACACCAACAAGACGTTGAAAAAACTCGCAAGCCGAGGCGCGCTCCGCTGGCTTGACCGGGGGTGCGAAGTTCTTGATGAACAAATACTGATGGATATATCGGGATGGCAAGGTCTGCCGGCTACGCCTCGACCGTATATTTGA
- a CDS encoding sensor histidine kinase: MLSLGLIIGAAGSTIILARSFNNQIHDVVATYKVREQAYSLLAFVNEAHSNQRGFLLTKNAEFLDLYRNSAARLDENLNTLAEMTRDNLRQQAMVTKIRDMVKEKQATVETAVSFALTGKDAEALASLGPSFGIGQLDEITKTIDGFLGEEDRRLIERNIAMDGMRSWLTIASLSSLGGALILAFILASRTSRYVRRLTEGQSALLSEKSLLENMVQSRTAELEKAMLVAKRERARVEALLQDSDHRIGNSLATVSSLLGIQMRDVSSEEIRGALGAARDRIQTISSAHRRLRLGADHETVRADEYLPDVIADIKEANVHDRDISIQADLAPINLSSRDATTLGIIIGELTMNAIKHAFPGRRSGEIRINLWHGDDGILRLKIADTGVGIPKRPHRQSPGLGSLIVNQLCQQFGGSATYSANPGGGTIVTLDFPSLTEVEPPDDAEVDE; this comes from the coding sequence ATGCTATCGCTCGGCCTGATCATTGGTGCGGCTGGCTCGACCATTATTCTCGCCCGCAGTTTTAACAATCAGATCCATGATGTCGTCGCCACCTACAAGGTACGCGAACAGGCCTATAGTTTGCTGGCTTTCGTGAATGAGGCTCACAGCAACCAGCGCGGATTCCTCCTGACCAAGAATGCGGAATTTCTCGATCTTTACCGGAATTCGGCGGCACGGCTGGACGAGAATCTCAATACCCTTGCGGAAATGACCAGGGACAACCTGCGCCAGCAGGCCATGGTAACCAAAATCCGGGACATGGTGAAGGAAAAGCAAGCAACGGTTGAGACGGCGGTTTCGTTTGCCCTTACAGGCAAGGACGCCGAGGCTCTGGCTTCTCTTGGACCGAGTTTCGGCATTGGCCAGCTTGATGAGATCACCAAGACTATCGACGGTTTCCTTGGTGAAGAAGATCGAAGGCTAATCGAGCGAAATATTGCAATGGACGGGATGAGAAGCTGGCTCACAATCGCATCGCTTTCATCGCTTGGCGGCGCGCTCATCCTGGCTTTCATTCTTGCAAGCCGCACGAGCCGCTATGTCCGCAGGCTGACGGAAGGTCAGTCAGCCCTGCTTTCCGAAAAATCCCTTCTTGAAAACATGGTGCAGAGCCGGACGGCGGAATTGGAAAAGGCCATGCTTGTCGCAAAGCGGGAAAGAGCGCGTGTGGAAGCATTGCTGCAGGACTCGGATCACCGCATCGGAAATTCGCTTGCGACGGTATCGTCACTGCTCGGTATCCAGATGCGCGACGTGTCCTCCGAGGAAATCCGCGGTGCACTTGGAGCGGCTCGCGACCGAATCCAAACAATATCGTCCGCTCATAGGCGCTTGCGGCTTGGAGCGGATCACGAAACAGTGCGAGCGGATGAGTATTTGCCTGATGTTATCGCAGACATCAAAGAAGCTAACGTCCATGATCGCGATATCAGTATTCAAGCCGACCTTGCGCCAATCAACCTCAGCTCTCGCGACGCAACGACACTTGGAATTATCATCGGAGAATTGACGATGAATGCCATAAAACATGCATTTCCGGGCAGGAGATCAGGAGAAATAAGAATCAATCTCTGGCACGGCGATGATGGCATATTGCGATTGAAGATTGCAGATACCGGTGTTGGCATTCCGAAAAGGCCGCACAGGCAGTCACCCGGTCTGGGGTCGCTCATTGTCAATCAGCTTTGTCAACAGTTCGGCGGATCGGCCACCTATTCTGCCAATCCCGGTGGCGGCACGATAGTGACCCTCGATTTCCCGTCGCTCACTGAGGTAGAGCCCCCAGACGATGCAGAAGTCGATGAATAA
- a CDS encoding HWE histidine kinase domain-containing protein, producing MSGTGGAQISLVHDRQSRVLSRTGGLGAANIWIIEASSLIAPEPNCLVVLNAAEDVRFAEIDAVTHSPKIRFVAVAPICVSGECIGALSVMSDEPRLEFGLMQQKQLVQSAKLAGSLIELKRDSRLGADAIATLHLDEDRSAMALEVGNVGSWVWDLRTGIFTGNRMAYSMLGLRDDEPMTGEDVFRAMHADDFPRMKSAFIRALVHNQDYVGEFRAASSGRWLLGRGRIFERDAAGKPVVAVGVNIDITDTKNAAEKTRLLLRELNHRVKNTLAMLQSLARQTLNRTSDPAEFMEAFSGRLRAISEAHTLLSDREWSGIGLVDLIAKQVEPYAIYDPAQIELSGEDMVLPPDHALGLGIALHELATNAAKHGALSIASGRVRVSWQLETGLNESRVVIHWIESNGPPVVPPQIRGLGERLIERSLDKVLSSSVRLSYPETGMEALISMPIATI from the coding sequence ATGTCTGGTACAGGTGGCGCGCAAATCTCGCTGGTCCATGATAGGCAGAGCCGGGTATTATCTCGCACTGGTGGCCTTGGTGCCGCGAACATCTGGATAATCGAGGCGAGTTCACTCATTGCTCCTGAGCCGAATTGTCTGGTCGTCCTCAATGCCGCTGAAGATGTTCGTTTTGCTGAAATCGATGCGGTTACCCATTCACCAAAGATACGATTTGTCGCCGTCGCGCCGATTTGTGTTTCGGGTGAATGCATAGGCGCGTTGAGTGTGATGTCGGATGAGCCGAGACTTGAATTCGGCCTGATGCAGCAGAAGCAGCTTGTGCAATCGGCCAAACTTGCAGGATCTCTCATCGAGCTTAAACGAGATTCCCGCCTGGGTGCTGATGCGATTGCAACACTGCATCTGGACGAAGATCGCAGCGCGATGGCGCTTGAAGTGGGCAATGTCGGCAGTTGGGTTTGGGATTTGCGCACAGGAATATTCACAGGTAACAGGATGGCCTATTCCATGTTGGGTTTGCGCGACGACGAACCCATGACTGGCGAAGACGTATTTCGCGCAATGCACGCAGACGACTTCCCCAGGATGAAATCTGCCTTCATCCGGGCGCTTGTACATAATCAAGATTATGTCGGTGAGTTTCGCGCAGCTTCATCAGGTCGATGGCTTCTTGGCCGCGGACGCATTTTCGAGCGGGATGCGGCGGGGAAGCCGGTTGTCGCGGTTGGTGTGAATATCGATATAACCGACACCAAGAATGCAGCCGAGAAAACGCGGCTTCTGCTGCGAGAGTTGAATCACCGGGTAAAGAATACACTGGCGATGTTGCAATCGCTGGCAAGACAGACGCTAAATCGCACATCGGATCCCGCGGAGTTCATGGAGGCGTTCTCAGGACGCTTACGCGCGATTTCCGAAGCCCATACATTGCTTTCCGATCGTGAGTGGAGCGGTATTGGCTTGGTCGATCTGATCGCCAAGCAAGTGGAGCCCTATGCCATTTATGATCCCGCACAGATCGAACTTTCCGGCGAGGATATGGTGCTGCCACCCGACCATGCCCTTGGTCTGGGCATTGCGTTGCATGAACTTGCCACCAACGCTGCCAAGCATGGTGCTCTTTCGATTGCTAGCGGGCGTGTACGGGTTTCCTGGCAATTGGAGACAGGGTTGAACGAATCCCGCGTTGTTATCCATTGGATCGAATCCAACGGTCCACCAGTGGTTCCGCCGCAGATACGGGGGCTGGGGGAGAGACTGATCGAGCGCAGCCTGGACAAGGTTTTGTCGAGCAGCGTCAGGTTAAGTTATCCCGAAACCGGTATGGAGGCTTTGATCTCCATGCCGATCGCGACCATTTAA
- a CDS encoding DUF883 family protein, whose amino-acid sequence MATATSKIRKAVDDATDTNPDLQAQVAALKEDIANIAATLAKIGRNSAKDATRSAANSYETAKLRGEETLDDIRSQARELEDQLAETVRENPLTTIAVAAGVGFLLALIARR is encoded by the coding sequence ATGGCTACTGCCACTTCAAAAATTCGCAAGGCAGTCGATGATGCGACTGACACCAATCCCGATTTGCAAGCGCAGGTTGCTGCGTTGAAGGAAGACATTGCGAATATTGCTGCAACACTCGCTAAGATCGGTAGAAATTCTGCGAAGGACGCGACACGCAGTGCAGCCAACTCCTATGAAACCGCGAAGCTCCGCGGCGAGGAGACACTGGATGATATTCGTTCGCAAGCACGCGAGCTCGAAGATCAGCTTGCCGAGACTGTTCGCGAAAACCCTTTGACAACGATTGCTGTCGCCGCCGGTGTAGGCTTCCTTCTGGCACTGATTGCCCGCCGCTGA
- a CDS encoding DUF3309 family protein gives MPITTILIIILILALVGVLPTWPHARNWGYGPSGLLGIVLVVLLVLLLMGRI, from the coding sequence ATGCCCATTACGACAATTCTGATTATCATTCTTATTTTGGCGTTGGTTGGCGTCTTACCGACTTGGCCGCACGCCAGAAATTGGGGGTATGGTCCGTCCGGCCTGCTTGGCATCGTTCTTGTCGTGCTTTTGGTACTGCTCTTGATGGGCCGCATTTAG
- a CDS encoding AI-2E family transporter: MPSENVGGKSPRAVERVTQRSIYTTSSGDASSRTQFPPVVVAIAIVAALYFARDIFVPLALALLLTFALSPLVTRLYRSGVPKAVAVISVVVTAFLVIFIFVSIVVSQLTVLAQNLPSYQYNIETKIRTIKDAQSGNSIFDRGARMFKRFSEEIGRSDEVERFTLGDDVKNPDPQRQPPQNVETQQEKPPLRGQDPNKPVPVEIRYPPPDPLSLLQTFAGPLIQPMATIGIVIVVVIFMLMRREDLRDRFIKLVGASDIHRTTTALHDAGKRVGQYLLMQLIINISFGVPIGIGLWFIGIPNPMLWGMLAIVLRFVPYIGPIIAASFPLILSLAVDPGWMLLVWTATLFVVLELISSNVMEPLLYGSKTGLSPVAILMAAIVWTWIWGPIGLILSTPLTVCLVVLGRHVPTFEFLDVLLGNEPVLLPPQQLYQRLLSGDPDEATEKAEEYLQSSAIADYYAAVAIPALFLAEYDRGRGVLDAARRARVAQSMILLVENLSDHQDVVDEAEDAEEVDQNDAPANKKPKSDKQKTIISAGGRGDLDDAAAVIVGDILEREDFDVHDITHDELEAANIGKLDLAGVSAIYVSYLNTSSVAHARYLVRRLRRRNARIKIIIGFWAECADKVDGEKIVGATRNCHVESSIQAAIERVCE; encoded by the coding sequence ATGCCTTCTGAGAATGTCGGAGGGAAGTCGCCGCGCGCCGTCGAGCGGGTCACGCAAAGGTCGATTTACACAACTAGCTCCGGGGACGCGAGCAGCCGGACGCAGTTTCCGCCAGTCGTTGTGGCAATTGCCATTGTCGCGGCGCTTTATTTTGCCCGCGATATCTTCGTGCCGCTGGCACTGGCGCTGCTTCTGACGTTTGCATTGTCACCGTTGGTCACTCGTCTGTACCGTTCCGGCGTCCCAAAGGCTGTTGCGGTTATAAGCGTGGTCGTGACAGCATTTTTGGTGATTTTCATTTTCGTCAGCATCGTGGTGAGCCAGCTTACCGTATTGGCGCAGAACTTGCCCAGTTATCAGTACAATATCGAGACAAAGATTCGCACGATCAAGGATGCGCAATCGGGCAACAGCATCTTCGACCGAGGCGCGCGCATGTTCAAGCGGTTCAGTGAGGAAATAGGTCGCTCCGATGAGGTCGAGCGATTCACCCTAGGCGATGACGTCAAGAATCCCGACCCACAGCGGCAACCCCCACAGAATGTTGAAACGCAGCAGGAGAAGCCGCCTTTGCGCGGACAGGACCCAAACAAGCCTGTTCCTGTGGAGATCCGCTATCCGCCACCTGATCCGCTGAGCCTCCTACAGACATTTGCGGGGCCACTGATCCAGCCGATGGCGACAATCGGCATCGTTATCGTTGTCGTCATCTTCATGTTGATGCGCCGGGAAGATTTGCGTGATCGCTTCATCAAGCTGGTCGGGGCGAGCGACATCCACCGGACGACGACGGCGCTGCACGACGCGGGAAAACGCGTTGGTCAATATCTGCTGATGCAATTGATCATCAATATCAGCTTCGGCGTCCCGATCGGCATCGGACTGTGGTTCATCGGCATACCCAATCCGATGTTGTGGGGAATGCTGGCGATCGTGCTGCGTTTCGTGCCCTATATCGGGCCAATAATCGCAGCTTCTTTTCCCTTGATTCTGTCGCTTGCAGTCGACCCTGGCTGGATGCTTCTGGTCTGGACAGCCACGCTGTTCGTCGTACTTGAGCTGATCAGCAGCAATGTCATGGAACCGCTGCTCTATGGCTCGAAGACTGGCCTTTCACCCGTTGCCATTTTGATGGCGGCGATTGTCTGGACATGGATCTGGGGGCCAATCGGGCTCATTCTTTCCACGCCCCTTACGGTCTGCCTCGTGGTTCTCGGACGGCATGTACCAACGTTCGAATTCCTCGATGTATTGCTCGGAAATGAACCGGTGCTGCTGCCGCCACAACAGCTTTATCAACGGCTTTTGTCTGGTGATCCGGATGAGGCGACGGAGAAGGCCGAAGAATATCTGCAATCGTCAGCAATCGCGGACTATTATGCGGCGGTCGCCATTCCGGCGCTATTCCTAGCCGAGTATGACAGGGGAAGAGGTGTCCTCGATGCGGCGCGGCGGGCGCGTGTGGCACAAAGCATGATCCTGCTGGTCGAGAACCTTTCCGATCACCAGGACGTAGTAGACGAGGCAGAGGACGCTGAGGAAGTTGACCAGAACGACGCACCAGCGAATAAAAAGCCGAAATCAGACAAGCAGAAGACGATCATCTCCGCCGGCGGGCGCGGCGATCTCGACGATGCGGCCGCGGTGATCGTCGGCGATATTCTCGAGCGCGAAGACTTCGATGTCCACGATATTACTCACGATGAGCTCGAGGCCGCCAATATCGGCAAGCTCGATCTTGCTGGCGTCAGTGCCATCTATGTGAGCTATCTCAATACGTCCTCGGTCGCTCATGCACGCTATCTTGTCCGCCGGTTAAGACGGCGCAACGCGCGCATCAAGATCATCATCGGTTTCTGGGCGGAATGCGCAGACAAGGTCGATGGTGAGAAGATCGTAGGAGCGACACGCAACTGCCATGTTGAATCGTCGATTCAGGCGGCGATTGAGCGGGTTTGCGAATGA
- a CDS encoding CsbD family protein: MGSTSDKVSGMANKAAGNIKQAAGKMTGSKSMQAKGKMQEIKGDAQQAKGKAKDAVKKVVDRA, translated from the coding sequence ATGGGCAGCACAAGTGACAAAGTTTCCGGAATGGCCAACAAGGCGGCGGGAAACATCAAGCAGGCCGCCGGGAAGATGACCGGCTCAAAGAGCATGCAGGCCAAAGGAAAAATGCAGGAAATCAAGGGTGACGCCCAGCAGGCTAAAGGCAAAGCCAAGGATGCTGTGAAAAAGGTTGTCGACAGGGCCTGA
- a CDS encoding transglutaminase-like domain-containing protein produces the protein MRINVGCELTFEFAQETPLIAILNVHHSRFADLEGVEVFHATFGASVGGYHDQFGNWCNRVLAAPGIFMCSTNAIVNDSGLPDPIVLDAVQHRVQDLPDDTLVYLMGSRYCETDLLSEEAWRLFGNEPEGWRRVQAVCDFVHNHIVFGYEHSNPTRTASSGYFEGRGVCRDFTHLAVAFCRCLNIPTRYCTGYITDIGIPLPHAEMDFCAWMEVYLGGQWHTFDPRNNEPRIGRIKVAHGRDAADVPLTNIFGPNLLTKFKVWADEAA, from the coding sequence ATGAGAATCAATGTGGGGTGTGAACTGACTTTCGAGTTTGCGCAGGAAACGCCTCTGATTGCCATTTTGAACGTCCATCATTCACGATTTGCGGATTTGGAAGGCGTGGAGGTATTCCACGCCACTTTTGGCGCCAGTGTCGGTGGGTATCACGACCAGTTCGGCAATTGGTGCAATCGCGTCCTCGCGGCACCCGGCATATTCATGTGTTCGACAAATGCCATTGTGAACGATAGCGGTTTACCGGATCCCATTGTGTTGGATGCCGTCCAACATCGCGTTCAGGATTTGCCCGATGATACTCTCGTTTATCTGATGGGCAGCCGCTATTGCGAAACCGATTTGCTGAGCGAAGAAGCATGGCGCCTGTTCGGCAATGAGCCCGAGGGTTGGCGGCGTGTTCAGGCAGTATGCGACTTTGTACATAATCATATTGTCTTCGGCTACGAACATTCGAATCCCACACGCACCGCTTCGTCGGGATATTTCGAGGGACGTGGTGTATGCCGTGATTTCACCCATCTTGCGGTGGCCTTTTGCCGATGCCTGAACATCCCAACACGCTATTGCACTGGATATATTACCGATATCGGCATACCCTTGCCGCACGCGGAAATGGACTTCTGCGCATGGATGGAGGTTTACCTCGGTGGGCAATGGCACACCTTCGATCCGCGCAATAATGAGCCGCGTATAGGCCGGATCAAGGTTGCGCATGGGCGCGACGCGGCGGATGTGCCTCTGACGAATATATTTGGCCCAAACCTCTTGACGAAGTTCAAGGTATGGGCCGATGAAGCCGCCTAG
- a CDS encoding DUF768 domain-containing protein: protein MSQRAIDFVNNWISTNVDASRPADMAHHDRRPKQLAAKCAADAEAAGISVSEIKDGLGDLEICMITAIDRAALAKESKQA, encoded by the coding sequence ATGAGCCAAAGAGCGATCGATTTCGTCAATAACTGGATCTCGACCAATGTGGATGCCAGCCGTCCGGCGGATATGGCGCATCACGACCGGCGACCGAAGCAACTGGCCGCAAAGTGTGCGGCTGATGCGGAAGCTGCTGGTATTTCGGTGTCCGAGATCAAGGATGGCCTGGGCGATCTCGAAATCTGCATGATCACGGCCATTGACAGGGCGGCGCTGGCCAAGGAGAGCAAGCAGGCTTGA
- a CDS encoding error-prone DNA polymerase, with translation MPDYTELSVTSNFSFLEGASQPQELVKAAALLGLNGLGIADRNTLAGVVRAYSAHKELKEKTGSPLQLFIGCRLVFIDGTPDLLVYPRNRFAYGQLCRLLSEGKIRAAIKGECHLIFEDFLFRAKDFQIAVMAPANADKNLAAFLKKLSLAAPGAVWLGLAMPHKGADRRHGERLARLAAEANVPLLALNDVLYHTPARRPLQDVLTCIREHVTIDTAGRRLEKNAERHLKSPDEMRRLFRHFPAAVLETKHFIEPINFSLDQLRYDYPDEPVPPGKTPQQHLIDETWKGAAKRYPEGIPDKVCELVEKELALIGKLNYAPYFLTVYDIVTHARSLNILCQGRGSSANSAVCYCLAITAVDPVKINLLFERFLSAERKEPPDIDVDFEHERREEVMQWVYERYGRDRAAIVATVISYRPRSAIRDVGKALGLTEDVTAALANTVWGSWGTTVEKNEVRQAGLDPDNVMIRCAVRLATELIGFPRHLSQHVGGFVLTQQRLDETVPIGPAAMADRSFIEWDKDDIDALNIMKVDVLSLGMLTCIRKAFDLIHLHGGNRFELATVPQEDSKVYDMLCNADSLGVFQVESRAQMNMLPRLRPRKFYDLVIEVAIVRPGPIQGDMVHPYLRRRNKIEKVDYPSPSPKHGDKDELRNVLKKTLGVPLFQEQAMRIAIEAARFTPDEANKLRRAMATFRNVGTIHTMQEQMVEGMVRRGYERSFAENCFNQIKGFGEYGFPESHAASFAILVYISSWIKCHHPAAFAAALLNSQPMGFYAPAQIIRDAREHGVEMRPVDINFSEWDNTLERVEPAKLALRLGFRQVEGFSKVWADEICARREHHYTGIEELRRLTRLERRAFVLLADADAFRSLDIDRREALWAVRRFPDNETLPLFQAAETNELAKEVETRLPLMKMSEHVIADYEATRLSLKGHPMQFLRERFIAQNVSTCRQANSLGNNRRVKLAGVITVRQRPGSAKGVVFMTIEDETGIANIIVWPKLLERYRKEVMGSRLILIEGTVQSAENVVHVVARKLFDRTEDLYRLSEQRPALPVSRSDEVLHPVPDQPRASHPRKVRILPKSRDFH, from the coding sequence ATGCCGGATTACACCGAGCTTTCCGTCACCAGCAATTTTTCTTTTCTGGAAGGCGCCTCCCAGCCGCAAGAACTGGTGAAGGCTGCCGCACTGCTCGGCCTCAATGGCCTTGGCATCGCCGACCGCAATACATTGGCCGGTGTGGTGCGCGCCTATTCGGCCCACAAGGAACTTAAGGAAAAGACAGGCAGCCCCCTACAACTGTTCATCGGGTGCAGGCTGGTGTTCATCGACGGCACACCCGACCTTCTCGTATATCCGCGCAACCGCTTCGCCTATGGCCAGCTCTGCCGTCTTTTGAGCGAAGGCAAGATACGCGCCGCCATCAAGGGCGAATGCCATCTAATATTCGAGGATTTCCTATTTCGTGCAAAGGATTTTCAGATAGCAGTTATGGCACCTGCCAATGCAGATAAGAACCTCGCTGCGTTCCTCAAGAAACTCTCTCTTGCAGCGCCGGGAGCTGTTTGGCTTGGCCTTGCCATGCCGCATAAGGGGGCAGACAGGCGGCATGGCGAACGATTGGCGCGCCTTGCTGCCGAGGCCAATGTTCCTCTTCTTGCCCTCAATGATGTGCTCTATCATACCCCGGCCCGACGGCCGCTCCAGGACGTGCTGACCTGCATTCGCGAGCATGTCACCATCGATACGGCCGGACGCCGATTGGAGAAGAATGCCGAACGGCATTTGAAATCGCCAGATGAAATGCGGCGTCTCTTCCGGCATTTCCCCGCTGCTGTTTTGGAAACGAAGCACTTCATTGAGCCAATCAACTTTTCCCTCGACCAACTGAGATATGACTATCCCGACGAGCCGGTGCCGCCCGGCAAGACACCGCAACAGCATTTGATTGATGAGACATGGAAAGGTGCGGCAAAGCGCTATCCTGAAGGCATTCCTGATAAGGTTTGTGAACTTGTGGAAAAGGAACTGGCACTGATCGGGAAGCTCAATTACGCGCCCTATTTTCTGACAGTCTATGACATCGTCACCCATGCCCGTTCGCTGAATATCTTGTGCCAGGGACGCGGGTCGTCCGCCAATTCCGCCGTCTGTTATTGCCTCGCCATCACCGCCGTTGATCCGGTCAAGATCAATCTACTGTTCGAGCGCTTTCTTTCGGCGGAGCGCAAGGAACCACCGGATATCGATGTCGATTTCGAGCATGAAAGGCGCGAAGAAGTGATGCAATGGGTATACGAGCGCTATGGACGCGACCGTGCTGCCATTGTTGCAACCGTCATCAGCTATCGTCCGCGCAGTGCCATCCGCGATGTTGGCAAGGCTTTGGGATTGACGGAAGATGTCACCGCTGCGCTTGCCAACACAGTTTGGGGCAGTTGGGGAACGACAGTTGAAAAGAACGAAGTGCGCCAGGCCGGGCTGGACCCCGATAATGTCATGATACGCTGTGCCGTCAGGTTGGCGACGGAACTGATCGGCTTTCCGCGTCACCTTTCCCAGCATGTCGGTGGTTTTGTCCTGACCCAGCAGCGGCTCGACGAAACCGTGCCGATCGGCCCCGCTGCCATGGCAGATCGCTCCTTCATCGAATGGGACAAGGATGATATTGATGCGCTCAACATCATGAAGGTTGATGTGCTGTCGCTCGGCATGCTGACCTGCATCCGCAAGGCCTTTGATCTTATTCATCTGCATGGTGGTAACCGCTTTGAATTGGCGACGGTCCCTCAGGAAGATTCAAAAGTTTACGATATGCTTTGCAACGCCGATTCTCTCGGCGTTTTTCAGGTGGAAAGCCGCGCCCAGATGAACATGCTGCCGCGGCTGCGACCGAGAAAGTTTTATGATCTTGTGATCGAGGTAGCCATTGTCCGTCCCGGCCCCATTCAGGGCGACATGGTTCACCCCTACCTGCGCCGGCGCAATAAAATAGAAAAAGTCGACTATCCCTCCCCTTCTCCCAAACATGGCGATAAGGATGAATTGCGCAACGTTCTCAAAAAAACCCTCGGCGTTCCCCTGTTTCAAGAACAGGCAATGCGCATTGCCATCGAAGCGGCAAGATTCACCCCTGACGAAGCGAACAAATTGCGCCGTGCCATGGCGACTTTCCGCAATGTCGGAACCATTCACACTATGCAGGAGCAAATGGTGGAAGGCATGGTTCGCCGCGGTTATGAGCGTAGCTTCGCCGAGAACTGTTTCAACCAGATCAAGGGCTTTGGTGAATATGGGTTCCCCGAAAGCCATGCGGCGAGCTTCGCCATCCTTGTCTACATTTCCTCCTGGATCAAATGTCACCATCCAGCGGCCTTCGCGGCTGCATTGTTGAATTCGCAGCCCATGGGCTTCTACGCTCCGGCACAGATCATCCGCGATGCGCGCGAGCACGGCGTCGAAATGCGACCCGTAGACATTAATTTCAGCGAGTGGGACAACACACTGGAACGCGTTGAACCTGCAAAGCTTGCGTTGCGTCTTGGTTTTCGTCAGGTCGAGGGATTTTCGAAAGTCTGGGCAGACGAAATCTGTGCAAGACGCGAACATCACTACACCGGCATTGAAGAATTGCGCCGTCTGACGCGGCTGGAAAGGCGCGCCTTTGTTCTTCTAGCCGATGCTGATGCGTTTCGTTCGCTCGATATTGACCGGCGCGAGGCGCTCTGGGCAGTCCGCCGTTTTCCTGACAATGAAACGCTGCCCCTGTTTCAGGCTGCTGAAACAAATGAACTGGCAAAGGAAGTCGAGACCAGATTACCGCTAATGAAAATGTCGGAGCATGTAATTGCCGATTATGAGGCGACGCGTCTTTCGCTCAAGGGTCATCCAATGCAATTCCTGCGTGAGAGGTTTATCGCGCAAAATGTCTCGACCTGCAGGCAAGCAAACAGTTTGGGCAATAATCGTCGGGTAAAGCTCGCCGGCGTGATCACCGTCCGCCAGAGGCCCGGCAGTGCCAAGGGGGTTGTGTTCATGACCATCGAGGATGAAACGGGTATCGCCAATATCATAGTCTGGCCAAAATTGTTGGAGAGATATCGCAAGGAGGTCATGGGGTCACGCCTGATATTGATCGAAGGCACAGTCCAGAGCGCTGAAAATGTCGTGCATGTTGTCGCCAGAAAGCTCTTTGACCGCACCGAGGATCTTTATCGTCTTTCCGAGCAGCGCCCCGCGCTGCCTGTGTCACGTAGCGACGAAGTACTTCACCCTGTTCCGGATCAGCCGAGGGCCAGTCATCCACGCAAGGTGCGCATTCTGCCGAAATCGAGGGATTTTCATTAA